Proteins from a genomic interval of Crassostrea angulata isolate pt1a10 chromosome 7, ASM2561291v2, whole genome shotgun sequence:
- the LOC128192415 gene encoding tetratricopeptide repeat protein 29-like, with protein sequence MAATLPPIKSPSGSKQGYTVPAPKGPPSGKLKPLMKIGKTDREILFKQEVLRQQQPDLSKKQTSSYRNTYKHNLCLDMLQDGYHKSFSELFALIKQQEEERLAQGEESLMWTQTMLKDRHQELDKLKFHLTKAEEAMRKDDHSEVYHNRFELARYFQSTGDKWLSDHFFNTCLETSSSIKGDGGKLRAQGYYNVGAALEDNGQYFEAAEHFENYYKLAVEHKEWIQADGFTYHTDACINLSRIYTTIGQRMEEEDQQNSLEYLKKAHKFATESNDRVLEGQAAYRLGQAYDKIGEGETALEYLNNYLDTCNATKDSDGIGKACDAIAKSYARQGKLEKSIDYLMKFVEVTEQSGEEKGLSKACHNLGNIFNSLGRYEEATEYFSKAYNIARSMGDLESINTNRVQYGISMAHKMLKGLSEHIVMGTRPALERLCEWKDARTDDFKKPFPEPKVEEPPAPSAPKEEPEKPASEKAESSKGEEAS encoded by the exons ATGGCGGCCACTCTGCCGCCCATCAAGTCCCCTAGTGGGAGCAAACAAGGGTATACAGTACCTGCTCCTAAGGGACCACCTAGTGGTAAACTGAAGCCACTGATGAAAATTGGAAAAACAGATcgtgaaattttatttaaacaagaaGTTCTTAGACAACAACAGCCAGATTTATCAAAGAAACAAACTTCGAG CTACAGAAACACATACAAACATAATTTGTGTCTGGATATGTTACAAGATGGATATCACAAGTCTTTTAGTGAACTTTTTGCACTTATCAAACAACAAGAAGAGGAGAGATTAGCACAGGGAGAAGAGTCATTAATGTGGACACAAACAATGTTAAAAGACAGACATCAAGAACTGGACAAGCTTAAATTTCACCTGACAAAAGCAGAGGAAGCTATGAGGAAAG ATGACCACTCAGAGGTGTACCACAACAGATTCGAGCTTGCTCGTTACTTCCAGTCAACAGGAGATAAATGGTTATCCGATCACTTCTTTAACACCTGTCTGGAAACAAGTTCCAGCATCAAAGGTGACGGCGGAAAGCTCCGGGCCCAAGGCTACTATAATGTGGGAGCTGCACTTGAGGACAATG GTCAATACTTTGAGGCAGCTGAACATTTTGAGAACTACTACAAGCTGGCCGTTGAACACAAGGAGTGGATTCAAGCAGACGGATTCACCTACCACACAGATGCCTGTATCAATCTCAGTCGCATTTATACCACCATTGGTCAGCGAATGGAGGAGGAGGACCAACAGAATTCCCTCGAATACCTCAAAAAAGCCCATAAATTTGCCACAGAAA GCAATGACAGAGTTCTTGAGGGACAGGCTGCTTACAGATTGGGACAGGCCTACGATAAAATTGGAGAGGGTGAAACTGCTTTAGAG TACTTAAACAACTACTTGGATACATGTAATGCAACCAAGGATAGTGATGGTATTGGTAAAGCATGTGATGCCATTGCCAAATCCTATGCAAG GCAAGGTAAACTAGAGAAAAGTATAGACTATCTGATGAAATTTGTGGAGGTCACGGAACAGAGCGGGGAGGAGAAAGGCCTCAGTAAAGCTTGTCATAATCTGGgaaatatatttaattctttG GGTCGGTATGAAGAAGCCACTGAGTATTTCAGTAAGGCTTACAACATAGCCCGATCCATGGGAGACTTAGAATCCATCAACACAAACAGAGTCCAGTATGGCATCTCCATGGCACACAAGATGTTGAAGGGACTGAGCGAGCACATCGTCATGGGAACCCGCCCGGCCCTAGAGAGGCTCTGTGAGTGGAAGGATGCTAGAACTGACGACTTTAAGAAGCCTTTCCCTGAGCCAA AAGTAGAGGAGCCCCCTGCACCATCAGCACCCAAAGAGGAACCTGAAAAGCCTGCCTCTGAAAAAGCGGAGTCAAGCAAGGGAGAGGAAGCAAGCTAA